In Arthrobacter citreus, a single genomic region encodes these proteins:
- a CDS encoding amidohydrolase, which yields MDALVDKYFSRLLEIRRHLHMYPELSNQEFQTTIFINQELDKANIKKLSLNSKTGACAEITGLEGPIVALRADIDALPIQEEANLPFRSVIDGVAHMCGHDVHTTIALGVGFILQELKHLLPGTVRIIFQPAEEAEGGAEKMIAEGLLNDVKAIVGLHNMPDLPVGTIGIKEGFLMASVDDFSIKIKGKGGHAALPEKAIDPIVIGSAVVNLLQTLVSRTISPKESAVITVGAFQAGNTNNVIPEFAILKGTVRTSNESVRKQIQTSFQTLVQNLVHSLGGEVEIDYDILLPTVFNHSKVTKVVREAAITTVGTDNVVTAESTMGGEDFSFYQQEVPGCFLWLGSGNQEKGITYGWHHPKFMVDEEAIKVGVKLMTHAAFELLADSTISN from the coding sequence ATAGACGCATTAGTAGACAAATATTTTTCAAGACTATTAGAAATACGTAGACATTTGCATATGTATCCTGAATTAAGTAATCAAGAGTTCCAAACAACGATTTTTATTAATCAAGAATTAGACAAGGCTAACATCAAAAAATTATCTTTAAATAGTAAAACTGGAGCATGTGCTGAAATAACTGGTCTTGAAGGACCGATTGTTGCACTCCGAGCAGATATTGACGCATTACCAATTCAAGAGGAAGCTAATTTACCATTTCGTTCCGTTATTGATGGAGTCGCTCATATGTGTGGGCATGATGTTCACACTACAATTGCGCTAGGAGTTGGATTCATTTTACAGGAATTAAAACATCTACTTCCTGGTACCGTTCGAATAATTTTTCAACCTGCCGAAGAGGCAGAAGGTGGTGCAGAGAAAATGATTGCTGAAGGATTGCTTAATGATGTAAAAGCAATTGTTGGACTTCACAATATGCCTGATCTTCCAGTTGGTACAATCGGAATAAAAGAAGGCTTCCTAATGGCAAGTGTAGATGATTTTTCAATTAAGATTAAAGGTAAAGGCGGTCATGCAGCACTTCCAGAAAAAGCAATTGATCCGATCGTAATTGGTAGCGCGGTTGTCAACCTTCTACAAACACTAGTTAGCCGAACAATTTCACCAAAAGAATCAGCTGTCATTACAGTTGGGGCATTCCAGGCTGGAAATACAAATAATGTAATTCCCGAATTTGCAATTTTAAAAGGTACCGTTCGAACTTCAAATGAATCAGTTCGAAAGCAAATTCAAACAAGCTTTCAAACATTAGTTCAAAACCTTGTTCATTCACTTGGAGGAGAAGTAGAAATCGATTATGACATCTTACTCCCTACCGTCTTCAACCATTCAAAAGTAACAAAAGTAGTACGTGAAGCAGCAATTACAACAGTCGGAACTGACAATGTTGTGACGGCAGAATCAACAATGGGCGGAGAAGATTTTTCATTTTATCAACAAGAAGTACCCGGCTGCTTTTTATGGCTAGGCTCTGGGAATCAAGAAAAGGGTATAACTTACGGATGGCATCACCCAAAATTTATGGTTGATGAAGAAGCAATAAAAGTTGGTGTAAAACTAATGACCCATGCTGCTTTTGAGCTATTAGCGGATTCAACTATTTCTAACTAA
- a CDS encoding LysR family transcriptional regulator — translation MNFEQLEYIVYVASEKSISKAAEKLFISTSAISQSISQLERELNITIFNRSRIGTTPTPEGNIVITKAINILSNIKQLNDELCNLNIKKEKQLKIIAATAFFDIFQEAVTNFNLENPQISIDVEEMLPEQLLKNFNPDRNDVGFLPIDKEELAKYPKLGKKLINKARIGIVVGKNSNLYNYEYVTPADLNNEKIVILKNTKNSIVKKFSKSLSNHAILTTNNPRLLLNVVKESTAFSFIHEFTVKNYPTFRTDELNVIPITYTDESDYIYQDVWAIFSQENGLSSSSREIIKHMLFQLNK, via the coding sequence ATGAATTTTGAACAATTAGAGTATATTGTTTATGTAGCAAGTGAAAAATCGATCTCAAAGGCTGCCGAAAAATTATTTATTTCTACATCAGCCATTAGCCAATCTATTTCACAACTGGAAAGGGAATTAAATATAACAATATTTAATCGTTCAAGAATAGGAACTACTCCAACACCTGAAGGTAATATTGTTATAACGAAGGCAATAAATATTTTATCGAATATTAAGCAGTTAAATGATGAACTTTGCAATTTAAATATAAAAAAAGAAAAACAATTAAAAATAATAGCAGCAACTGCATTTTTTGATATATTTCAAGAAGCAGTGACTAACTTCAATCTAGAAAATCCTCAAATCTCAATTGATGTAGAAGAAATGCTCCCAGAGCAATTACTAAAGAATTTTAATCCTGATCGTAATGATGTTGGCTTCTTACCGATCGATAAGGAAGAATTAGCTAAATATCCAAAACTGGGAAAAAAGTTAATTAATAAAGCAAGAATTGGAATTGTAGTAGGAAAAAATTCTAATCTATACAATTATGAATATGTTACACCGGCAGATCTAAATAATGAGAAAATAGTAATCTTAAAAAATACAAAAAATAGCATAGTAAAAAAATTCTCAAAAAGCTTGTCTAATCATGCAATTTTGACTACGAATAATCCTAGATTACTGTTAAATGTCGTTAAAGAAAGCACTGCATTTTCATTTATCCATGAATTTACAGTAAAAAACTATCCTACATTTCGTACTGATGAACTAAATGTAATCCCAATAACTTATACTGATGAATCAGATTACATATATCAGGATGTATGGGCCATTTTTTCTCAAGAAAATGGATTATCTAGTTCATCAAGAGAAATTATTAAACACATGTTATTTCAACTAAATAAATAA
- a CDS encoding FusB/FusC family EF-G-binding protein, with protein sequence MEPFIRTEQYNFIKQQLQVLTNGHASVNDRAVLNALHSLVSDKALGLFTDLTKEQQQLFIQIDTIKKSEQAEVLLRQLLPYVIPFKEVSEQSIKKLFPKAKKLKLPILKNFDLLQTTYIGWDDLGSNSKFIVTYLNQKLIGLQGTFNPINKKGNCTICNKFEDLGLFMTKTKGKIEGTFTQRGNYICKDSQKCNQNITSLDKLHDFIALVK encoded by the coding sequence ATGGAACCTTTTATTCGAACGGAACAATACAATTTTATTAAACAACAGCTTCAAGTCCTTACAAACGGGCACGCATCAGTAAATGACAGAGCTGTTTTAAACGCTCTACATTCCCTAGTCAGCGATAAAGCGCTAGGTTTATTTACTGACCTTACAAAAGAGCAACAACAACTGTTCATACAAATTGACACAATTAAAAAATCCGAACAGGCAGAAGTATTATTAAGACAATTACTACCATATGTAATTCCTTTTAAAGAAGTATCAGAGCAATCCATAAAAAAACTATTTCCAAAAGCTAAAAAACTGAAACTTCCAATCCTAAAAAACTTCGATTTACTACAAACTACGTATATTGGATGGGACGATCTAGGATCAAATTCAAAATTCATTGTAACTTATTTAAATCAAAAATTAATCGGTTTACAAGGTACTTTTAATCCTATTAATAAAAAAGGAAATTGCACGATTTGTAATAAATTTGAAGACTTAGGTTTATTTATGACAAAAACTAAAGGAAAAATTGAAGGTACTTTCACTCAAAGAGGAAATTATATTTGCAAAGATAGTCAAAAATGCAATCAAAATATTACTTCCTTAGATAAACTACATGATTTTATTGCTTTAGTTAAATAG
- a CDS encoding response regulator transcription factor — protein MLAKLVTNHPINNNTVIFVENSLFVAGIRTILEFNQINAIKFNIEENVLIQEVSNSVLITQVSGEEMVKEAKRIMLHDDSTKIITIKNTLDFYEIDRLLNVGVKGICLTDVDEAYLVNTVKQVQGGQFMVDNRFTNELIKEYRFLKENSIHFMPPDDKYIKELLTNREFEILHLLVKGFSNIQIGKELFISNKTVKNHVANILMKLDVQDRLNAVIKVIKNNWISIKQEVN, from the coding sequence GTGTTAGCAAAATTAGTAACTAATCATCCGATAAATAATAATACTGTTATTTTTGTTGAAAATTCGCTTTTCGTGGCGGGTATTCGTACTATATTAGAATTCAATCAAATAAACGCAATTAAATTTAATATAGAAGAAAATGTACTAATTCAAGAAGTTAGTAATTCTGTTCTTATAACGCAGGTTTCAGGCGAAGAAATGGTAAAAGAAGCGAAAAGAATTATGTTACATGATGATTCTACTAAAATAATAACGATAAAAAATACTTTAGACTTTTACGAAATAGATCGTTTACTAAACGTAGGAGTGAAGGGGATTTGTTTAACGGACGTTGACGAAGCGTATTTAGTAAATACTGTTAAGCAAGTTCAAGGTGGACAATTCATGGTAGACAATCGTTTTACAAATGAATTAATAAAAGAATATAGATTCCTTAAAGAGAATTCTATCCATTTTATGCCACCTGATGACAAATATATTAAAGAATTACTTACAAATAGAGAATTCGAAATATTGCACCTTTTAGTAAAAGGATTTTCTAATATCCAAATTGGAAAAGAATTATTTATTTCAAATAAGACTGTTAAAAATCACGTTGCTAATATCTTAATGAAATTAGATGTTCAAGATCGTTTAAATGCAGTAATTAAAGTGATAAAGAATAATTGGATCTCTATTAAGCAGGAAGTAAATTAA
- a CDS encoding MarR family transcriptional regulator — MNYIEKIRKFNRHYANVLGKIDQEIYNHPFPLTEARIITEINENSGCTASDIIGKLGIDRGYLSRITQRFEDENIIEKIQSPEDKRQYSLHLTNKGKDIYCKLVEDANIGVEKMIKSFSHDQIKELVLSMETIESIFSLTNSNSTEVSVRPFIPGDVGYVAYIHGKIYSTTFQFGRVFEYYVMKGLSEFLMNSEGGELWVAEVNGEIVGSIAITKANESVAQLRWFVLDERFQGLGIGKKLIETALNFCKENQFEHVFLWTVSTLGAARYLYKKYGFTLTEEKPNFEWIGSELIEERWDLALS, encoded by the coding sequence ATGAACTATATTGAAAAAATACGAAAGTTTAACAGGCATTATGCAAATGTATTAGGGAAAATTGATCAAGAAATTTACAATCATCCATTTCCGTTAACTGAAGCAAGAATCATTACTGAAATTAATGAAAACAGTGGATGTACCGCTTCCGATATTATCGGGAAACTAGGCATTGACCGTGGCTACTTAAGTCGAATAACTCAACGATTTGAAGACGAGAACATTATCGAAAAAATTCAATCACCAGAAGATAAGCGTCAATATTCTCTTCACCTAACTAATAAAGGGAAGGACATCTACTGTAAATTAGTTGAGGACGCGAACATCGGGGTTGAAAAAATGATTAAAAGCTTTTCTCACGATCAAATAAAGGAATTAGTATTATCAATGGAAACAATTGAATCTATTTTCTCATTAACCAATTCAAATAGCACTGAAGTATCAGTTCGACCATTTATTCCTGGAGATGTTGGGTATGTCGCTTATATACATGGAAAAATTTATAGTACAACTTTCCAATTTGGACGAGTATTTGAATATTATGTAATGAAAGGTTTAAGTGAATTTCTAATGAACTCCGAGGGCGGTGAACTTTGGGTTGCAGAGGTGAATGGTGAAATCGTTGGGTCAATCGCTATTACGAAGGCAAATGAGTCCGTTGCACAACTTAGATGGTTTGTATTAGATGAAAGGTTCCAAGGCCTAGGAATTGGTAAAAAATTAATCGAGACGGCACTAAACTTTTGTAAAGAAAATCAATTTGAACATGTCTTTTTATGGACGGTTAGTACTCTAGGGGCAGCCAGATATCTTTATAAAAAATATGGTTTTACTTTAACTGAAGAAAAACCTAATTTCGAGTGGATTGGATCGGAGTTAATTGAAGAAAGATGGGATTTGGCCCTTTCATAA